TTATATTACCACCGGCCTCATCAAACCGGACGAGGGACATGTGTATCTGGATGACAAAGATATTACTAAATTGCCTTTGCACCAGAGGGCAAGACTAGGGATAGGCTATTTAACCCAACAACCCAGTATCTTCCGAAATCTCACGGTAAGGGAGAACATTTTGTTAGTGTTGGAACAAACCAATCCCCCGGGGAGATGGCGGCAAATGCGTTTGGAGCAGTTGTTGGCAGAGTTTCGCCTGGAGAAAGTGGCTGACACCTTGGGGTTTCAGGTTTCCGGGGGAGAAAGACGTCGAACGGAATTGGCTAGGGCCCTGGCGGTGGGGAAGAATGGGCCTAAATTCCTGCTTCTGGATGAGCCCTTTGCCGGCGTTGATCCCATTGCCGTATCTGAGATTCAAGAAATTATCGCCCGTCTTAGAAACAGAGGCATGGGCATTCTTATTACAGATCACAACGTGAGGGAAACCCTAGCTATTACCGGACGCTCTTATATCATGAGAGAAGGGCAAATCCTCGCCGCTGGCACCGCCGAAGAACTTTACAACAATCCCCTAGTCAGACAATATTACCTAGGAGATAATTTCCAATTGTAACTGATGCTGATGGACAGAACAAAAGGCAGCCGAGGGAGGGGGTTAGTGAGAGATGGGTTTACTGCCAACAGAAAAGGGTCATATTTGGGTTTTTCTTTGGTCTCCATAATGGATCGGTATATTACCACCGAACTGTTGTTACCTTTTTTGTTTGGTGTTGGCTTATTTACCTCCCTAGGGTTGTCTATTGGAACCCTATTTGAATTAATCAGAAGGGTAACGGAATCGGGACTCCCTTTGACGGTGGCAGGGAAGATTCTTTTATTGCGGCTACCGGGATTCATTGCCCTGGCCTTTCCCATGTCCGTGTTGTTGGCCACTCTTATGGCCTACAGTCGTCTCTCCAGTGATAGTGAAATTATTGCCCTTCGCAGTATCGGGGTTAGCGTTTATCGTCTGGTGGTGCCTGCTGTGGTTCTAAGTCTTGTAGTAACAGGAATTACATTTGTTATAAACGATTTAGTCACCCCCTCCGCCAACCGAGAGGCCACTCTCACTCTTCAAAGGGCTCTAAACCGGGTCAAACCCACTTTCCGGGAACGAAACATACTATACCCTGAGTATAAGACAGTACAAGCCCCCGATGGTAGTCGTCACTCGGTGTTGGAAAGACTATTCTATGCCCAGGAGTTCAATGGCAGGGAGATGAAAAACCTCACCATTTTGGATCTTTCGCGGGAGGGGTTAAATCAAATTGTGACTGCCAGAAGTGCCACTTGGAATATCAAGGACAATGTTTGGGATTTTTTCCATGGTACTGTTTATCTTATCTCCCCTGATGGAGCCTATCGGAATATAATTCGTTTTGAACACCAACAGCTAGCCTTGTCCCGTGCACCTCTTGATTTAGCTCAACGCCCCCCCGGTTATGATGAAATGAGTATCCGTCAAGCACGGGAATATCTTAAAATTCTGAAACTGGAAGGCAACGAGAGGGAAATCAGGAAACTTTTGGTAAAAATCCACAATAAAATCGCTCTTCCCTTTGTCTGTGTCGTTTTTGCTTTAATTGGCGCCGCTTTAGGGGTGCGCCCGCAACACACTAGTAGGGCTACTAGTTTTGGCGTCTGTGTCCTTTTGATTTTTGGCTACTATCTCTTTTCCTTTATTAGTGAATCCATGGGCATCTGGGGGATTCTTACTCCTCTCATGGCGGCTTGGTTACCCAACATTTTTGGTTTTATTGCTGGTATTTTGTTACTCACTCGCTCTGCTAATTAGTTATTTCTTGTCCTTTCTCGTCTTGGTTTATTTATTGTTTCACACTGTTATTTTTTTTTACATATCTTAATATTTCGCCTATAAAATTCACAGAAATATACATGTTTAAGATAAGTGAAATAAACTGGCAAGGAACATGAAAAATGGGCTAGTGTAAGAATAAGAAAAAAAAAGAATTAAAGGGAAATAAAGAGAAGAAGATTATTTGTTCTCTAGACAGGGTTGTTTCTAACAATAGGAGAAAAGGAGTGAAAATTTATGGGGAATAGTTCGCGTCAACAGGCAGGGACAACCGGGTTCAGGAATGTGGCAATTGTAGGGCCTTATGCCAGTGGAAAAACGACGTTACTGGAGAGCATTTTATATGTTACAAAAGCTATAACTAGAAAGGGGACTGTGGAGGAGGGAAACACCGTAGGAGACAGCAGTCCAGAGGCGAAAAGCCATCTAATGAGTGTAGAGGTATCCTGTGC
The nucleotide sequence above comes from Geminocystis sp. M7585_C2015_104. Encoded proteins:
- the lptB gene encoding LPS export ABC transporter ATP-binding protein → MELKLQNIHKYYQRRCVVNRVSLRISQGEIVGLLGPNGAGKTTTFYITTGLIKPDEGHVYLDDKDITKLPLHQRARLGIGYLTQQPSIFRNLTVRENILLVLEQTNPPGRWRQMRLEQLLAEFRLEKVADTLGFQVSGGERRRTELARALAVGKNGPKFLLLDEPFAGVDPIAVSEIQEIIARLRNRGMGILITDHNVRETLAITGRSYIMREGQILAAGTAEELYNNPLVRQYYLGDNFQL
- a CDS encoding LptF/LptG family permease produces the protein MDRTKGSRGRGLVRDGFTANRKGSYLGFSLVSIMDRYITTELLLPFLFGVGLFTSLGLSIGTLFELIRRVTESGLPLTVAGKILLLRLPGFIALAFPMSVLLATLMAYSRLSSDSEIIALRSIGVSVYRLVVPAVVLSLVVTGITFVINDLVTPSANREATLTLQRALNRVKPTFRERNILYPEYKTVQAPDGSRHSVLERLFYAQEFNGREMKNLTILDLSREGLNQIVTARSATWNIKDNVWDFFHGTVYLISPDGAYRNIIRFEHQQLALSRAPLDLAQRPPGYDEMSIRQAREYLKILKLEGNEREIRKLLVKIHNKIALPFVCVVFALIGAALGVRPQHTSRATSFGVCVLLIFGYYLFSFISESMGIWGILTPLMAAWLPNIFGFIAGILLLTRSAN
- a CDS encoding elongation factor G; translation: MGNSSRQQAGTTGFRNVAIVGPYASGKTTLLESILYVTKAITRKGTVEEGNTVGDSSPEAKSHLMSVEVSCA